One region of Micromonospora ureilytica genomic DNA includes:
- a CDS encoding glycosyltransferase 87 family protein, producing MAQGANRTTTQVVGVVVLAAAVTGFLAVAAVRHGFFDLKVYYGALTWWVHDGGEIYDYLKPGTQYGFTYPPFAALVMLPMAYLPWSAAIVVSVLASVATTAVLIWWLVDPIARRAGWTRWFALAVALCLVAAFEPMRETVNFGQVNTLLLFLVAVDLLRLLPADNRWTGVGIGLATAIKLTPGVFIVYLLVTGRWRAALTASGTAAGVSLLAAALFPDASREFWTEALWNTGRVGELAFVSNQSLRGVVARLDPEHPSTLLWLLLVLGTLALWAWRSRAAVAAGDEATGLALTGAVMCLVSPVTWVHHLVWLLPALILLVDNAMATPAGRRRRVLLVAATIGYALLISRTVWFWEKDFTGVDGFLGSNAYVWISLALLAFLPIRRWLTPDGSAVEASGVPQLDEPDRRAPAGQRHLVGRPLTVR from the coding sequence GTGGCGCAGGGTGCCAACAGGACGACCACGCAGGTCGTCGGGGTGGTGGTGCTCGCCGCGGCGGTCACCGGGTTCCTCGCCGTCGCAGCCGTCCGGCACGGTTTCTTCGACCTGAAGGTCTACTACGGCGCGCTGACCTGGTGGGTGCACGACGGCGGGGAAATCTACGACTACCTCAAGCCGGGCACCCAGTACGGCTTCACCTACCCGCCGTTCGCCGCACTGGTGATGCTGCCGATGGCGTACCTGCCGTGGTCGGCCGCGATCGTGGTGAGCGTGCTCGCCAGCGTGGCCACCACCGCGGTGCTGATCTGGTGGCTGGTCGACCCGATCGCCCGGCGCGCCGGCTGGACCCGGTGGTTCGCCCTCGCCGTGGCGCTGTGCCTGGTCGCCGCGTTCGAGCCGATGCGGGAGACGGTCAACTTCGGCCAGGTCAACACGCTGCTGCTCTTCCTGGTGGCGGTGGACCTGCTGCGGTTGCTGCCGGCCGACAACCGGTGGACCGGGGTGGGCATCGGCCTCGCCACGGCGATCAAGCTGACCCCGGGCGTGTTCATCGTCTACCTGTTGGTGACCGGGCGCTGGCGGGCGGCGCTCACCGCCAGCGGTACGGCCGCCGGGGTGTCGCTGCTGGCCGCCGCGCTCTTCCCGGACGCGTCCCGGGAGTTCTGGACCGAGGCGTTGTGGAACACCGGCCGGGTCGGCGAGTTGGCCTTCGTCTCCAACCAGTCGCTACGCGGGGTGGTCGCCCGGCTCGACCCGGAGCACCCGAGCACCCTGCTGTGGCTGCTGCTGGTGCTCGGCACCCTGGCGCTCTGGGCCTGGCGGTCCCGGGCTGCCGTCGCGGCCGGCGACGAGGCGACCGGCCTGGCGCTGACCGGCGCCGTGATGTGCCTGGTCAGCCCGGTCACCTGGGTGCACCACCTGGTCTGGCTGCTGCCCGCGTTGATCCTGCTGGTCGACAACGCGATGGCCACGCCGGCCGGCCGCCGACGGCGGGTCCTGCTGGTCGCCGCGACCATCGGGTACGCGCTGCTGATCAGCCGGACCGTCTGGTTCTGGGAGAAGGACTTCACAGGCGTCGACGGCTTCCTGGGCAGCAACGCCTACGTGTGGATCAGTCTGGCGTTGCTGGCCTTCCTGCCGATCCGCCGGTGGCTGACCCCGGACGGGTCAGCGGTCGAGGCGTCCGGCGTACCGCAACTCGACGAGCCCGACCGGCGGGCCCCCGCCGGCCAGCGGCACCTGGTAGGTCGACCGCTCACCGTCCGGTGA
- a CDS encoding GNAT family N-acetyltransferase, with amino-acid sequence MALGYVRPARPEDAGEIARIQLATWRVAYRRILPRHVLDNLDEAFLARRWSAAVLEPPSGAHRVLVAVEQAEQSYLVGFAASGPADGEALAPGEPADALGPDVAAVTDLLVEPRWGRRGHGSRLLAAVVDLWREDGMSRAVAWAFDGDEATRKFLTSTGWELDGAARALDVDDMLVPQVRLHVGVPTEKVPVE; translated from the coding sequence ATGGCTCTCGGGTACGTCCGCCCGGCGCGTCCCGAGGACGCCGGCGAGATCGCACGCATCCAGCTCGCGACCTGGCGGGTCGCGTACCGCCGGATCCTGCCTCGGCATGTGCTCGACAACCTGGACGAGGCGTTCCTCGCCCGGCGGTGGAGCGCCGCGGTGCTGGAGCCGCCCTCGGGCGCGCACCGGGTGCTGGTCGCCGTCGAACAGGCCGAGCAATCGTATCTGGTGGGGTTCGCCGCCTCCGGCCCGGCCGACGGCGAGGCGTTGGCCCCGGGCGAGCCAGCCGACGCGCTCGGCCCGGACGTGGCCGCCGTGACCGACCTGCTGGTCGAGCCGCGTTGGGGCCGGCGGGGGCACGGCAGTCGGCTGCTCGCCGCCGTAGTCGACCTGTGGCGGGAGGACGGCATGAGCCGGGCGGTGGCCTGGGCGTTCGACGGCGACGAGGCGACCCGCAAGTTCCTCACCAGCACCGGGTGGGAGCTCGACGGCGCGGCCCGCGCGCTGGACGTCGACGACATGCTGGTGCCGCAGGTGCGCCTGCACGTGGGCGTGCCGACCGAGAAGGTGCCGGTCGAGTGA
- a CDS encoding GNAT family N-acetyltransferase — MIDAGYLDRAGRRVTLRPVDDDNWRAVADVAPRDDQRRFVAALGARYLLLSMRSEVWNSLAVYADETVVGHVMWGVDDDGSHWIGGMLIDAAEQAQGVGRATVQTLAPWLAARGGNPPVRLSYHPDNTAAAALYASLGFHPTGAVDDDELIAEQAP, encoded by the coding sequence ATGATCGATGCGGGATACCTGGACCGGGCCGGGCGGCGAGTCACGCTGCGGCCGGTCGACGACGACAACTGGCGGGCTGTGGCAGACGTCGCCCCGCGCGACGACCAGCGCCGGTTCGTGGCCGCGCTGGGTGCCCGCTACCTGCTGCTCAGCATGCGCTCCGAGGTGTGGAACTCACTCGCGGTGTACGCCGACGAAACCGTCGTCGGTCACGTCATGTGGGGCGTTGACGACGACGGGTCGCACTGGATCGGCGGGATGCTGATCGACGCTGCCGAGCAGGCCCAGGGCGTCGGCCGCGCCACGGTGCAAACCCTGGCCCCCTGGCTGGCGGCCCGGGGCGGCAACCCCCCGGTCCGCCTCTCGTACCACCCCGACAACACTGCGGCCGCGGCCCTCTACGCCTCCCTGGGCTTCCACCCGACGGGCGCCGTGGACGACGACGAGCTGATAGCCGAACAAGCCCCCTAA
- the dapB gene encoding 4-hydroxy-tetrahydrodipicolinate reductase, giving the protein MTDEQGKTPAQQLRVGVFGARGRMGIEVCKAVDAADDLALTAAIDQGDDRSAVSAAEVVVDFTTPDVVMDNLQWCIEQGISAVVGTTGFTEQRLEQVRDWLTDRPGVGVVIAPNFGIGAVLMMQFAARAARHFESVEIIEQHHPRKLDAPSGTATHTARQIARARAEAGLGPVPDATKDEVPGARGAEIDGVRVHAVRATGLVAHQEVLFGGTGETLTIRHDSYDRVSFMPGVLLAVRAVRDRPGLTVGLDALLD; this is encoded by the coding sequence GTGACTGACGAGCAGGGAAAGACCCCGGCCCAGCAGCTGCGGGTCGGCGTGTTTGGTGCGCGCGGCCGGATGGGCATCGAGGTCTGCAAGGCGGTCGACGCCGCCGACGATCTCGCCCTGACCGCAGCGATCGACCAGGGCGACGACCGCTCCGCCGTCTCCGCTGCCGAGGTGGTCGTCGACTTCACCACGCCGGACGTCGTCATGGACAACCTCCAGTGGTGCATCGAGCAGGGCATCAGCGCGGTGGTCGGCACGACCGGCTTCACCGAGCAGCGGCTGGAGCAGGTGCGCGACTGGCTGACCGACCGGCCCGGGGTGGGCGTGGTCATCGCCCCGAACTTCGGCATCGGCGCGGTGCTGATGATGCAGTTCGCCGCGCGCGCCGCCCGGCACTTCGAGTCCGTCGAGATCATCGAGCAGCACCACCCGCGCAAGCTGGACGCCCCGAGCGGCACCGCCACCCACACCGCCCGACAGATCGCCCGGGCCCGCGCCGAGGCCGGTCTCGGCCCGGTGCCGGACGCCACCAAGGACGAGGTGCCGGGTGCGCGCGGCGCCGAGATCGACGGGGTACGCGTCCACGCGGTGCGCGCCACCGGCCTGGTCGCCCACCAGGAGGTGCTGTTCGGTGGCACCGGCGAGACGCTGACGATCCGGCACGACTCGTACGACCGGGTGTCGTTCATGCCGGGTGTGCTGCTGGCCGTCCGCGCGGTGCGTGACCGCCCCGGCCTCACCGTCGGCCTGGACGCCCTGCTCGACTGA
- a CDS encoding M16 family metallopeptidase, with amino-acid sequence MSRAISAPFPPDRRGVAPSRDTGAGRSGGTARAVTRTLSDDPLGGTVRRTVLPSGLRVLTEAIPAMRSVSFGIWVAVGSRDETGPQAGAAHFLEHLLFKGTHKRTALEISSQIEAVGGETNAFTTKEYTCYYARVLDEDLPLAIDVMCDLVADSLLEPADVETERGVILEEIAMHDDEPGDEVHDLFVQAVYGDHPLGRLISGTAETVTPMTRRQIQSFYRGRYTAPQIVIAAAGNLDHAAVVKMVRQAVRGTPLDSDPASPAPHRAATPAVRTKPATTVVEPKETEQAHVIIGCPGIDRLDDRRFALGVLNNVLGGGMSSRLFQEIREQRGLAYSVYSYASQYADSGLFAVYAGCAPGKVDEVLALTRAELARVAADGLTEAEVARGKGMSKGSFVLGLEDTGSRMSRLAKGELLYGDLMPVDELLRRVDEVTVEDVNVLAAEVLSRPMSLAVVGPFGAGDFAV; translated from the coding sequence GTGAGTCGGGCCATCAGCGCGCCGTTTCCACCGGATCGACGGGGGGTGGCCCCGTCGCGGGACACCGGGGCGGGCCGCTCCGGCGGCACCGCCCGCGCGGTGACCCGGACACTCAGCGACGACCCGCTGGGCGGCACGGTACGACGTACCGTGCTGCCCAGCGGCCTGCGCGTCCTCACCGAGGCGATTCCGGCGATGCGCAGCGTCTCGTTCGGCATCTGGGTGGCGGTCGGCTCGCGTGACGAGACCGGGCCGCAGGCAGGTGCCGCGCACTTCCTCGAGCACCTGCTCTTCAAGGGCACCCACAAGCGCACCGCACTGGAAATCTCCTCGCAGATCGAGGCGGTGGGCGGTGAGACCAACGCCTTCACCACGAAGGAATACACCTGCTACTACGCCCGCGTGCTGGACGAGGACCTGCCGCTGGCGATCGACGTGATGTGCGACCTGGTCGCCGACTCGCTGTTGGAGCCGGCCGACGTCGAGACCGAGCGTGGCGTGATCCTGGAGGAGATCGCCATGCACGACGACGAGCCGGGTGACGAGGTGCACGACCTCTTCGTCCAGGCCGTCTACGGCGATCACCCGCTCGGTCGGCTGATCTCCGGCACCGCGGAGACCGTCACCCCCATGACCCGGCGGCAGATCCAGAGCTTCTACCGGGGCCGCTACACAGCGCCGCAGATCGTCATCGCCGCCGCCGGCAACCTCGACCACGCCGCGGTGGTCAAGATGGTCCGTCAGGCCGTGCGTGGCACCCCGCTGGACAGCGACCCGGCCAGCCCGGCGCCGCACCGCGCGGCGACCCCTGCGGTACGCACCAAACCGGCGACCACAGTGGTGGAGCCGAAGGAGACCGAGCAGGCGCACGTCATCATCGGCTGCCCCGGCATCGACCGGCTCGATGATCGGCGGTTCGCCCTCGGGGTGCTCAACAACGTGCTCGGCGGCGGCATGTCCAGCCGCCTGTTCCAGGAGATCCGCGAGCAGCGCGGCCTCGCGTACTCGGTCTACTCCTACGCCAGCCAGTACGCCGACAGCGGCCTGTTCGCCGTCTACGCCGGCTGCGCGCCGGGCAAGGTGGACGAGGTGCTGGCCCTGACCCGCGCCGAGCTGGCCCGGGTGGCCGCCGACGGGTTGACCGAGGCCGAGGTGGCCCGGGGCAAGGGGATGAGCAAGGGCTCCTTCGTGCTCGGCCTGGAGGACACCGGTTCCCGGATGAGCCGGCTGGCCAAGGGTGAGCTGCTCTACGGCGACCTGATGCCGGTCGACGAGTTGCTCCGTCGGGTCGACGAGGTCACCGTGGAGGACGTGAACGTCCTCGCCGCCGAGGTGCTCAGCCGCCCGATGTCGCTGGCCGTGGTGGGCCCGTTCGGCGCTGGAGACTTCGCGGTCTGA
- a CDS encoding polyribonucleotide nucleotidyltransferase — protein sequence MTETKLGTESRTAVIDNGSFGTREITFSTGRLARQAAGSVIAQLGETVVLSATTAGKHPKEQFDFFPLTVDVEERMYAAGRIPGSFFRREGRPSEDAILTCRLIDRPLRPSFVKGLRNEVQVVETILALDPQHPYDVVAINAASMSTKLSGLPFSGPIGATRVAHIDGQWVAFPTLEELARATFDMVVAGRTLEDGDVAIMMVEAEATPNAVALISAGATAPTEEVVASGLEAAKPAIRELCRAQSELAEVAAKPVTEFPVFLDYQDDVYDAVSELARGEVAEAITIAGKADREEALDRVKARVAEELGARFEGREKELSAAFRSLTKSEVRNRVLREQVRMDGRGPRDIRALTAEVGVLPRVHGSALFERGETQILGVTTLNMLRMEQMVDTLSPENRKRYMHNYNFPPYSTGETGRVGSPKRREIGHGALAERALIPVLPSREEFPYAIRQVSEALGSNGSTSMGSVCASTLGLLSAGVPLKAPVAGIAMGLISDEVDGKTQYVTLTDILGAEDAFGDMDFKVAGTPEFVTALQLDTKLNGIPSDVLAAALQQANEARQIILGVMKAAIEAPAEMSDYAPRVTTVKIPVDKIGMVIGPKGQTINAIQDETGAEISIEDDGTIYVGATNGPSAQAAVDRINGIANPTLPKQGERFLGTVVKTAAFGAFISLLPGRDGLLHISKVGDGKRVERVEDFLNVGDRVEVEIADIDARGKIYLDKVRPEGTEAPAAGEAASGDRPAGRDRGDRAPRDRGDRERGGDRGGRGPERGGEGGNGNGGGGEGGEGGERPRRRTRHS from the coding sequence ATGACCGAGACCAAACTCGGCACCGAATCCCGCACCGCCGTGATCGACAACGGGTCCTTCGGCACCCGCGAGATCACCTTCTCCACCGGTCGGCTGGCTCGCCAGGCCGCCGGTTCCGTCATCGCCCAGCTGGGCGAGACGGTCGTTCTCTCCGCCACGACCGCCGGTAAGCACCCGAAGGAGCAGTTCGACTTCTTCCCGCTGACCGTCGACGTCGAGGAGCGGATGTACGCCGCGGGCCGCATCCCCGGCTCGTTCTTCCGCCGCGAGGGTCGGCCCAGCGAGGACGCGATCCTCACCTGCCGGCTGATCGACCGGCCGCTGCGCCCGTCCTTCGTCAAGGGCCTGCGCAACGAGGTCCAGGTCGTCGAGACCATCCTCGCGCTCGACCCGCAGCACCCGTACGACGTCGTGGCGATCAACGCCGCCTCGATGTCGACCAAGCTCTCCGGCCTGCCGTTCTCCGGCCCGATCGGTGCGACCCGCGTCGCCCACATCGACGGCCAGTGGGTCGCCTTCCCGACCCTGGAGGAGCTGGCTCGCGCCACCTTCGACATGGTCGTGGCCGGCCGCACGCTCGAAGACGGCGACGTCGCGATCATGATGGTCGAGGCCGAGGCCACCCCGAACGCCGTCGCCCTCATCTCGGCCGGCGCCACCGCCCCGACCGAGGAGGTCGTCGCCAGCGGCCTGGAGGCCGCCAAGCCGGCGATCCGTGAGCTGTGCCGCGCGCAGAGCGAGCTGGCCGAGGTCGCCGCCAAGCCGGTCACCGAGTTCCCGGTCTTCCTGGACTACCAGGACGACGTGTACGACGCCGTCTCCGAGCTGGCCCGCGGTGAGGTCGCCGAGGCGATCACCATCGCCGGCAAGGCCGACCGCGAGGAGGCCCTGGACCGGGTCAAGGCCCGGGTCGCCGAGGAGTTGGGCGCTCGGTTCGAGGGTCGGGAGAAGGAGCTCAGCGCTGCCTTCCGGTCGCTGACCAAGTCCGAGGTGCGCAACCGCGTGCTGCGCGAGCAGGTCCGTATGGACGGGCGTGGCCCGCGGGACATCCGGGCGCTGACCGCCGAGGTCGGCGTGCTTCCCCGGGTGCACGGTTCGGCGCTGTTCGAGCGGGGCGAGACCCAGATCCTGGGCGTCACCACGCTGAACATGCTCCGCATGGAGCAGATGGTGGACACGCTGTCCCCCGAGAACCGCAAGCGCTACATGCACAACTACAACTTCCCGCCGTACTCGACCGGTGAGACCGGCCGGGTCGGCTCGCCGAAGCGTCGCGAGATCGGCCACGGCGCTCTCGCCGAGCGTGCGCTGATCCCGGTGCTGCCGTCGCGCGAGGAGTTCCCGTACGCCATCCGGCAGGTGTCGGAGGCGCTCGGCTCCAACGGCTCCACCTCGATGGGTTCGGTCTGCGCCTCGACGCTGGGCCTGCTCTCCGCGGGTGTCCCGCTGAAGGCGCCGGTCGCCGGCATCGCGATGGGGCTCATCTCCGACGAGGTGGACGGCAAGACCCAGTACGTGACGCTTACCGACATCCTCGGTGCCGAGGACGCGTTCGGTGACATGGACTTCAAGGTCGCCGGCACCCCGGAGTTCGTCACCGCGCTCCAGCTCGACACCAAGCTCAACGGCATCCCGTCGGACGTGCTTGCCGCCGCGCTCCAGCAGGCGAACGAGGCCCGGCAGATCATCCTCGGCGTCATGAAGGCGGCGATCGAGGCTCCGGCCGAGATGTCGGACTACGCGCCGCGAGTCACCACCGTCAAGATCCCGGTGGACAAGATCGGCATGGTGATCGGCCCGAAGGGGCAGACCATCAACGCGATCCAGGACGAGACCGGCGCCGAGATCTCCATCGAGGACGACGGCACGATCTACGTCGGCGCCACCAATGGGCCGTCGGCCCAGGCGGCCGTCGACCGGATCAACGGGATCGCCAACCCGACGCTGCCGAAGCAGGGCGAGCGGTTCCTCGGCACTGTCGTCAAGACCGCCGCGTTCGGCGCGTTCATCTCGCTCCTGCCGGGTCGTGACGGCCTGCTGCACATCTCCAAGGTGGGCGACGGCAAGCGGGTCGAGCGCGTCGAGGACTTCCTCAACGTCGGTGACCGGGTCGAGGTCGAGATCGCGGACATCGACGCCCGCGGCAAGATCTACCTGGACAAGGTCCGCCCGGAGGGCACCGAGGCTCCGGCCGCCGGTGAGGCCGCCTCTGGTGACCGGCCGGCTGGTCGGGACCGGGGCGACCGGGCTCCGCGTGACCGTGGCGACCGTGAGCGTGGCGGCGACCGTGGCGGGCGTGGCCCGGAGCGCGGCGGCGAGGGCGGCAACGGCAACGGTGGCGGCGGCGAGGGTGGCGAGGGCGGCGAGCGTCCGCGCCGCCGGACCCGGCACAGCTGA
- the rpsO gene encoding 30S ribosomal protein S15, whose translation MALDQEAKASIRAEYATAEGDTGSPEVQVAVLTKRIAELTEHLKVHKHDHHSRRGLLLLVGRRRRLLNYVQKKDIARYRSLIERLGLRR comes from the coding sequence ATGGCGCTCGATCAGGAAGCCAAGGCCAGCATCCGCGCGGAGTACGCGACCGCCGAGGGCGACACCGGTTCGCCGGAGGTCCAGGTCGCGGTCCTCACCAAGCGGATCGCCGAGCTGACCGAGCACCTGAAGGTGCACAAGCACGACCACCACAGCCGCCGTGGGCTGCTGCTGCTGGTCGGCCGGCGCCGTCGGTTGCTCAACTACGTCCAGAAGAAGGACATTGCCCGCTACCGGTCGCTCATCGAGCGGCTCGGTCTGCGCCGGTGA
- a CDS encoding bifunctional riboflavin kinase/FAD synthetase — MQRWRGYDAAPGGWGRSVVTIGVFDGVHKGHQATIGHTVARARELGVQSVVVTFDPHPAEVVRPGSHPAVLTEPARKAELIEALGVDVLCVVPFTPEFSRLPAEQFVHDILVEHLHAALVVVGNNFRFGHRAAGDVALLERLGQTFGFGVEGNPLVAEAGTVFSSTYIRSCVDAGDVGAAAAALGRPHRVEGVVVRGDQRGRELGFPTANLLCHRYAAVPADGVYAARLIRRGQHEPLLAAVSVGTNPTFSGRERRVEAYALDFSGDLYGERLALDFVAHLRGQIRYDSIEPLIAQMNQDVERTRRVLA, encoded by the coding sequence ATGCAGCGGTGGCGGGGCTACGACGCGGCGCCCGGCGGATGGGGACGCTCGGTGGTCACCATCGGCGTCTTCGACGGCGTGCACAAGGGGCACCAGGCGACGATCGGGCACACCGTGGCCCGGGCCCGCGAGTTGGGTGTGCAGTCGGTGGTGGTCACCTTCGACCCGCACCCGGCCGAGGTGGTCCGCCCCGGTTCGCACCCGGCGGTGCTCACCGAGCCGGCCCGGAAGGCCGAGCTGATCGAGGCGCTCGGCGTGGACGTGCTCTGCGTGGTGCCGTTCACCCCTGAGTTCTCCCGGCTGCCGGCCGAACAGTTCGTGCACGACATCCTGGTCGAGCACCTGCACGCGGCGCTGGTGGTGGTCGGCAACAACTTCCGCTTCGGGCACCGGGCCGCCGGCGACGTGGCGTTGCTGGAACGGCTGGGTCAGACGTTTGGCTTCGGTGTGGAGGGCAACCCGCTGGTCGCCGAGGCCGGCACCGTCTTCTCCTCCACGTACATCCGTTCCTGCGTCGACGCGGGCGACGTGGGCGCGGCGGCCGCCGCGCTGGGCCGCCCACACCGGGTGGAGGGCGTCGTGGTCCGCGGCGACCAGCGGGGCCGGGAGCTGGGCTTCCCCACCGCCAACCTGCTCTGCCACCGGTACGCGGCGGTGCCCGCCGACGGGGTGTACGCGGCCCGGCTGATCCGTCGCGGCCAGCACGAGCCGCTGCTGGCGGCGGTGTCCGTGGGCACCAACCCGACCTTCTCCGGCCGGGAGCGGCGGGTGGAGGCGTACGCGCTGGACTTCAGCGGCGACCTGTACGGCGAGCGGCTGGCCCTGGACTTCGTGGCGCACCTGCGCGGTCAGATCCGGTACGACTCGATCGAGCCGTTGATCGCCCAGATGAATCAGGACGTCGAGCGCACCCGGCGCGTTCTGGCCTGA
- the truB gene encoding tRNA pseudouridine(55) synthase TruB, giving the protein MSTDGLIVVDKPGGMTSHDVVARIRRLAKTRRVGHGGTLDPMATGVLVIGVGRATRLLTYVIGAGKSYAGTIRLGQTTVTDDAEGDVTATAPAGQVTDDAIRSALAGLSGEVDQVPSAVSAIKIDGQRAYKRVRDGESVELPARRVTISRLAVLAIRRTEPDVVDVDVDVTCSSGTYIRAIARDAGLALGVGGHLTALRRTAVGGFTLAEAATLDELEQRAPDVVNLPLDAAADRFFARREATPDEARVLAHGGPLDPAGLTGPYAVFGPAGGLIAIVSERDGRARAEIVLAPA; this is encoded by the coding sequence GTGAGCACCGATGGTCTGATCGTGGTCGACAAGCCCGGCGGCATGACGTCGCACGACGTGGTGGCGCGGATCCGCCGACTGGCGAAGACCCGACGGGTCGGGCACGGCGGCACCCTCGACCCGATGGCGACCGGCGTGCTGGTGATCGGTGTCGGCCGAGCCACCCGGCTGCTGACCTACGTGATCGGCGCCGGCAAGAGTTACGCCGGCACCATCCGGCTCGGCCAGACCACTGTCACCGACGACGCCGAGGGCGACGTGACCGCCACCGCGCCGGCCGGCCAGGTGACCGACGACGCGATCCGGTCGGCGCTGGCCGGGCTGAGCGGCGAGGTCGACCAGGTGCCGAGCGCGGTCAGCGCCATCAAGATCGACGGACAGCGGGCGTACAAGCGGGTCCGTGACGGGGAGAGCGTCGAGCTGCCGGCGCGGCGGGTCACCATCTCCCGGTTGGCGGTGTTGGCGATCCGCCGCACCGAGCCGGACGTGGTGGACGTGGACGTGGACGTGACCTGCTCCTCCGGCACGTACATTCGGGCCATCGCCCGGGATGCCGGCCTGGCGCTCGGCGTCGGCGGGCACCTCACGGCGCTGCGGCGCACGGCGGTGGGTGGCTTCACCCTCGCCGAGGCGGCGACCCTCGACGAGTTGGAGCAGCGCGCCCCGGACGTGGTGAACCTGCCACTGGACGCGGCGGCGGACCGGTTCTTCGCACGTCGGGAGGCCACGCCCGACGAGGCCCGGGTGCTCGCCCACGGCGGGCCACTGGACCCGGCCGGCCTCACCGGGCCGTACGCCGTCTTCGGGCCGGCCGGCGGTCTGATCGCTATCGTCAGCGAGCGGGACGGGCGGGCTCGGGCGGAGATCGTGCTCGCCCCGGCCTGA
- a CDS encoding MATE family efflux transporter, which yields MSQTSATAATRSASPRRIAALALPALVVLAAEPLYVLVDTAVVGHLGRVPLAALAVGGTVMTLTAWVGTVVAYGTTGRAARRFGAGDRAAAVAEGVQSSWLAFGVGLLIAIGMQVGGGALARTLAGGGGEVADAAAQWLRIAALGAPGLLLAAAGNGWLRGVQDTRRPLFFVLGPNLLSALLCPLLVYPGGLGLVGSAVANVVAQTLCGVLFAAALVGERVSLRPRPRVIRQQLVLSRDLLIRGLAFQASFLSATAVAARFGAAAVGAHQIALQLWFFTALVLDALAIAAQSLVGAALGAGDDAGARALARRVGLLGGVCGVGFALLIAAGAGVVPSWFSSDPGVREQAMVAWPWFVVMLPLAGVVFALDGVLIGAGDVRYLRNLTIVAALGGFLPAIWLAYALDLGLGGIWAGLTLFVVIRLVALLLRLRDGGWAVTGAVR from the coding sequence ATGAGCCAGACCTCCGCCACCGCCGCCACCCGATCCGCCTCGCCGCGCCGGATAGCCGCGCTCGCCCTGCCGGCCCTCGTGGTGCTCGCCGCCGAACCGCTCTACGTGCTTGTCGACACCGCAGTGGTCGGTCACCTCGGCCGGGTGCCGCTCGCCGCGCTCGCCGTCGGTGGCACGGTCATGACGCTCACCGCCTGGGTGGGCACCGTGGTCGCCTACGGCACCACCGGGCGCGCGGCCCGCCGCTTCGGAGCGGGCGACCGGGCAGCCGCGGTCGCCGAGGGCGTCCAGTCGTCCTGGCTGGCGTTCGGCGTCGGTCTGCTGATCGCGATCGGCATGCAGGTCGGCGGCGGCGCGCTCGCGCGTACCCTCGCGGGTGGCGGTGGCGAGGTGGCCGACGCCGCCGCGCAGTGGTTGCGGATCGCGGCCCTCGGCGCTCCTGGCCTGCTGCTCGCCGCCGCCGGCAACGGCTGGCTGCGCGGTGTGCAGGACACTCGCCGCCCGTTGTTCTTCGTGCTCGGCCCCAACCTGCTCTCCGCGTTGCTCTGCCCGCTGCTGGTCTACCCCGGCGGGCTGGGCCTGGTCGGCTCGGCGGTGGCGAACGTCGTCGCGCAGACGCTGTGCGGGGTGCTCTTCGCCGCCGCCCTGGTCGGCGAGCGGGTGTCGCTGCGGCCCCGGCCCCGCGTGATCCGCCAGCAACTGGTGCTCAGCCGGGACCTGCTGATCCGTGGGCTGGCGTTCCAGGCCAGCTTCCTGTCCGCGACCGCCGTCGCCGCCCGCTTCGGCGCCGCCGCCGTCGGCGCCCACCAGATCGCCCTGCAACTCTGGTTCTTCACCGCGCTGGTGCTCGACGCCTTGGCCATCGCCGCACAGTCCCTGGTCGGTGCCGCGCTCGGCGCCGGCGACGACGCGGGTGCACGGGCGCTCGCCCGCCGGGTCGGGCTGCTCGGCGGCGTCTGCGGCGTGGGCTTCGCGCTGCTCATCGCCGCCGGCGCCGGCGTCGTGCCGTCGTGGTTCAGCTCCGATCCGGGGGTACGCGAACAGGCCATGGTGGCCTGGCCGTGGTTCGTCGTCATGCTGCCCCTGGCCGGGGTGGTGTTCGCCCTCGACGGCGTGCTGATCGGCGCCGGCGACGTGCGTTACCTGCGCAACCTCACCATCGTGGCGGCGCTCGGCGGCTTCCTGCCGGCCATCTGGCTGGCGTACGCGCTCGATCTCGGGCTGGGCGGCATCTGGGCCGGGCTCACCCTGTTCGTGGTGATCCGGCTGGTCGCCCTGCTGCTGCGGCTGCGTGACGGCGGCTGGGCGGTGACCGGGGCCGTCCGCTGA
- a CDS encoding DUF6186 family protein produces the protein MRALAIGGFVTALVLFAVVEWMARREGSRIPTLGEVCAYVMRYEVGSVPVGRIGLFGFWWWLGWHFLAR, from the coding sequence ATGCGAGCACTCGCGATCGGTGGGTTCGTCACCGCGCTGGTCCTCTTCGCGGTGGTCGAGTGGATGGCCCGGCGGGAGGGTTCCCGGATCCCCACCCTGGGCGAGGTCTGCGCCTACGTGATGCGCTACGAGGTCGGCTCGGTGCCGGTGGGCCGGATCGGTCTGTTCGGGTTCTGGTGGTGGCTGGGCTGGCACTTCCTGGCCCGCTGA